The window cccccatagtgtcattgtgttcaacagtaactgatgggtttaactagatgttattgacccccccccccatagtgtcattgtgttcaacagtagctgatgggtttaactagatgttattgacccccccccatagtgtcattgtgttcaacagtaactgatgggtttaactagatgttattgacccccccccccatagtgtcattgtgttcaacagtagctgatgggtttaactagatgttatagacccccccccatagtgtcattgtgttcaacagtaactgatgggtttaactagatgttattgacccccacccccatagtgtcattgtgttcaacagtaactgatgggtttaactagatgttattgaccccccccctaTAGCAGTCTGTTCAGAGGGATGTGTGTCGactagtgtcattgtgttcaacagtaactaaTGGGTCATTATTTCCCACAGTGCAACAGCAGAGCCTTTGGAGccagagacagataaacagagataTGGCCAGCTTTACAAGtggtacactattccctatttagtgcactacttttgaccagaagccTATGGGgctagtagtgcactaaatagggaattgggtgccattcgGGACAAACACGTATGACTGTGAATGGAGGCTCATTACAGCACATCAGTGTTCTGTGACCCAGGGTTCCACATGGCTGCTGAACGGAGCAGAGCAGGGAAGCAGTGCATTGTGGGGTTAATGATAGGGAATGAGAGGGAAACACAACACACCAacacctttctttctctctgtctctctctctgtctctctctccctctctgctctccctttctctctctctccctttctctctccctctctctctccctctctgctctccctttctctctctctccctttctctctccctctctctctccctctctgctctccctttctctctctctccctttctctctctctgtctctccctctctctctctctctctctctctctctctccctctccactctccctttctctctctctccctttctctctctctgtctctctccctctctctctctctctctctctctctttccctctctccctctctctctctctctctccctctctctctctctctccctctctctctctctgtctctctctctccctttctccctctctctctctccctctctctctccccctctctctctctctctctctctctctttgtatctctctctttgtctctctttgtctctctctctctgtgtctctctctctctccctccccctctctctctctctctccctctccctctctctctctctctctctctttgtctctctctctctctttgtctctctctctctctctctctttgtctctctctgtctctctctctctctgtctctctctctctctctccccccccctctctctctctctctctctctttgtctctctctctctctttgtctctctctctctctctttgtctctctctctgtctctctctctctctctgtctctctctctctctctctctctctctctctctctttgtctctctctctctctctctctgtctctctctctctccccccactctctctctccctctcccccctctctctctctctctctaggtctcagTAACATCATCGGCATCATCGTCTACATCTCGGCTAACTCTGGCGACCCGGGTCAGAGCGACAGCAAGAAGAGTTACTCGTACGGCTGGTCCTTCTACTTCGGGGCGTTGTCCTTCATCATGGCCGAGATGGTGGGCGTTCTGGCCGTCCACATGTTTATAGAGAAACACCGCAAGCAGAGGGCCAAGTCTCGCACCGAACTCATCAAGAAATCAGCGTTCGGCCGCATCCCGTCTTACCGCTACCGCTTCCGCCGTCGCTCCAGCATCCGATCCTCCGAGGCGCCCAGCCGGGATGCTTCTCCCATCGGGAAGGGGGGTTACAGCGGCCCGGGAACAGCCTCCGACCTCCCCATGTACACGCTCACCCCCCGCGAAGCCGGATCTAAGGCCGTCATGGGGGGAGTGCTCAATTCGGAGAGGGAGTTTCTACAGGGCGGTACTCTGGCCAATACCAAGGACTACGGCAAAGACGCGGCCAATAGGAGAACCACGCCCGTCTGAGGGAGGCGGGGCCTAGGAGATGATTGGATGGGAGatggatgatgataatgatgatgaacTTTGACCTCTCTGCAACCTCCAGGGATAATTGGCAAAGGGGGTTGAAATTAGACGTTGGTTCCTAACCACAGATCTTGGATCAGATCCCCTTTTACAACCCCTTAACCTCATCCCCTAGTGCAGGGGGGGGGTAACTACCCCTTAACCTCATCCCCTAGTGCAGGGGGGGGGTAACTACCCCTTAACCTCATCCCCTAGTGCAGGGGGGGGGTAACTACCCCTTAACCTCATCCCCTAGTGCAGGGGGGGTAACTACCCCTTAACCTCATCCCCTAGTGCAGGGGGGTAACTACCCCTTAACCTCATCCCCTAGTGCAGGGGGGGTAACTACCCCTTAACCTCATCCCCTAGTGCAGGGGGGGTAACTACCCCTTAACCTCATCCCATAGTGGGGGGGAGGTAACTACCCCTTAACCTCATCCCCTAGTGGGGGGGAGGTAACTACCCCTTAACCTCATCCCCTAGTGCAGGGGGGGGTAACTACCCCTTAACCTCATCCCCTAGTGCAGGGGGGGTAACTACCCCTTAACCTCATCccatagtggggggggggtaactACCCCTTAACCTCATCCCCTAGTGGGGGGGGGGCACTACCCCCTAACCTCATCCCCTAGTGCAGGGGGGGTAACTACCCCTTAACCTCATCCCCTAGTGGGGGGGCACTACCCCTAACCTCATCCCCTAGTGCAGGGGGGTAACTACCCCTTAACCTCATCCCCTAGTGGGGGGGGCACTACCCCTAACCTCATCCCCTAGTGCAGGGGGGTAACTACCCCTTAACCTCATCCCCTAGTGCAGGGGGGTAACTACCCCTTAACCTCATCCCCTAGTGCAGGGGGGTAACTACCCCTTAACCTCATCCCCTAGTGGGGGGGGGCACTACCCCCTAACCTCATCCCCTAGTGCAGGGGGGGGTAACTACCCCTTAACCTCATCCCCTAGTGCGGGGGGGCACTACCCCCTAACCTCATCCCCTAGTGCAGGGGGGTAACTACCCCTTAACCTCATCCCCTAGTGCAGGGGGGTAACTACCCCTTAACCTCATCCCCTAGTGCCGAGGGGGGTAACTACCCCTTAACCTCATCCCCTAGTGCAGGGGGGGGTAACTACCCCTTAACCTCATCCCCTAGTGGGGGGCACTACCCCCTAACCTCATCCCCTAGTGCAGGGGGTAACTACCCCTTAACCTCATCCCCTAGTGCAGGGGGGTAACTACCCCTTAACCTCATCCCCTAGTGCAGGGGGGTAACTACCCCTTAACCTCATCCCCTAGTGCAGGGGGGGTAACTACCCCTTAACCTCATCCCCTAGTGCAGGGGGGTAACTACCCCTTAACCTCATCCCCTAGTGCAGGGGGGTAACTACCCCTTAACCTCATCCCCTAGTGCAGGGGGGGTAACTACCCCTTAACCTCATCCCCTagtgcagggggggggggtaactacCCCTTAACCTCATCCCCTAGTGCAGGGGGGGGGTAACTACCCCTTAACCTCATCCCCTAGTGCAGGGGAGGGTAACTACCCCTTAACCTAATCCCCTAGTGCAGGGGGGGTAACTACCCCTTAAACTCATCCCCTAGTGCAGGGGGGGTAACTACCCCTTAAACTCATCCCCTAGTGCAGGGGGGGTAACTACCCCTTAACCTCATCCCCTAGTGCAGGGGGGGTAACTACCCCTTAACCTCATCCCCTAGTGCAGGGGGGGGTAACTACCCCTTAACCTCATCCCCTAGTGCAGGGGGGTAACTACCCCTTAACCTCATCCCCTAGTGCAGGGGGTAACTACCCCTTAACCTCATCCCCTAGTGGGGGGGGCACTACCCCTAACCTCATCCCCTAGTGCAGGGGGTAACTACCCCTTAACCTCATCCCCTAGTGCAGGGGGGTAACTACCCCTTAACCTCATCCCCTAGTGCAGGGGGTAACTACCCCTTAACCTCATCCCCTAGTGCAGGGGGTAACTACCCCTTAACCTCATCCCCTAGTGGGGGTGGCACTACCCCTTAACCTCATCCCCTAGTGCAGGGGGGTAACTACCCCTTAACCTCATCCCCTAGTGCAGGGGGGGTAACTACCCCTTAACCTCATCCCCTAGTGGGGGGGTGGCACTACCCCTTAACCTCATCCCCTCGTGCAGGGGGGTAACTACCCCTTAACCTCATCCCCTAGTGCAGGGGGTAACTACCCCTTAACCTCATCCCCTAGTGCAGGGGGGTAACTACCCCTTAACCTCATCCCCTAGTGCAGGGGGTAACTACCCCTTAACCTCATCCCCTAGTGCAGGGGGTAACTACCCCTTAACCTCATCCCCTAGTGCAGGGGGGTAACTACCCCTTAACCTCATCCCCTAGTGCAGGGGGGTAACTACCCCTTAACCTCATCCCCTAGTGCAGGGGGGTAACTACCCCTTAACCTCATCCCCTAGTGCAGGGGGTAACTACCCCTTAACCTCATCCCCTAGTGGGGGGTGGCACTACCCCTTAACCTCATCCCCTAGTGCAGGGGGTAACTACCCCTTAACCTCATCCCCTAGTGCAGGGGGGTAACTACCCCTTAACCTCATCCCCTAGTGCAGGGGGGGTAACTACCCCTTAACCTCATCCCCTAGTGCAGGGGGGGTAACTACCCCTTAACCTCATCCCCTAGTGCAGGGGGGGTAACTACCCCTTAACCTCATCCCCTAGTGGGGGGGGTGGCACTACCCCTTAACCTCATCCCCTAGTGCAGGGGGGGTAACTACCCCTTAACCTCATCCCCTAGTGCAGGGGGGGTAACTACCCCTTAACATCATCCCCTAGTGGGGGGGTGGCACTACCCCTTAACCTCATCCCCTATTGCAGGGGGGGGTAACTACCCCTTAACCTCATCCCCTAGTGCAGGGGGGGTAACTACCCCTTAACCTCATCCCCTAGTGGGGGGGTGGCACTACCCCTTAAACTCATCCCCTAGTGGAGGCGGGGGGGCACTACCCCCTAACCTCATCCCCTAGTGGAGGGGGAGGCACTACCCCCTAACCTCATCCCTAGTGGAGGCGGGGGGGCACTACCCCCTAACCTCATCCCCTCGTGCAGGGGTGGGCACTACTCCTTAATTAACCTCATCTCCTAGTGGAGGGGGTGGGCACTACCGCCTAATCTAATCCCCTAGTGGGGGGGGGGCACTACCCCTTAACCTCATCCCCTAGTGGAGGGGGTGGGCACTACCCCTTAACCTCATCCCCTAGTGGAGGGGGTGGGCACTACCCCTTAATCTCATCCCCTagtggagggggtgagggggggcactaccccttaacctcatcccctagtggagggagggggaggcactACCCTTTAACCTCAACCCCTAGTGGAGGGGTGGGCACTACCCCTTAACCTCATCCCCTAGTGGAGGGGGGCTGGGCACTACTGGTGAGTTGCTGCCCACCCCCTGTACTAGAGGACTGTGAGTTGCTGCCCACCCCCTGTACTAGAGCTAGAGGACTGTGAGTTGTTGCCCACCCCCTGTACTAGAGGACTGTGAGTTGTTGCCCACCCCCTGTACTAGAGGACTGTGAGTTGTTGCCCACCCCCTGCACTAGAGGACTGTGAGTTGCTGCCCACCCCCTGCACTAGAGGACTGTGAGTTGCTGCCCACCCCCTGCACTAGAGGACTGTGAGTTGTTGCCCACCCACTGTACTAGAGGACTGTGAGTTGCTGCCCATCCCCTGTACTAGAGGACTGTGAGTTGTTGCCCACCCCCTGTACTAGAGGACTGTGAGTTGTTGCCCACCCCCTGCACTAGAGGACTGTGAGTTGCTGCCCACCCCCTGCACTAGAGGACTGTGAGTTGTTGCCCACCCACTGTACTAGAGGACTGTGAGTTGCTGCCCATCCCCTGTACTAGAGGACTGTGAGTTGTTGCCCACCCCCTGTACTAGAGGACTGTGAGTTGTTGCCCACCCCCTGTACCAGAGGACTGTGAGTTGTTGCCCACCCCCTGTACTAAAGGACTGTGAGTTGTTGCCCACCCCCTGTACTAAAGGACTGTGAGTTGTTCCTACCCCCTGTACCAAAGGACTGTGAGTTGTTGCCCACCCCCTGTACTAGAGGACTGTGAGTTGTTGCCCACCCCCTGTACTAAAGGACTGTGAGTTGTTCCTACCCCCTGTACTAGAGGACTGTGAGTTGTTGCCCACCCCCTGTACTAGAGGACTGTGAGTTGCTGCCCACCCCCTGTACTAGAGGACTGTGAGTTGTTGCCCATCCCCTGTACTAGAGGACTGTGGGTTGTATCCCCTGTACTAGAGGACTGTGAGTTGTATCCCCTGTACTAGAGGACTGTGGGTTGCATCCCCTGTACTAGAGGACTGTGGGTTGTATCCCCTGTACTAGAGGACTGTGAGTTGCATCCCCTGTACTAGAGGACTGTGGGTAGGGGATGTAGGGTCACTAGGGTATGAAGACAGATCAGTGGTTAGGACCAGCCACTATCTACTCCAGGGTGAGGGGAGGGTCAACAAGAGGACGGGACCCCGTTTGAGCTTTTGAACTTTGAACTGTGAACTTTAACCCCTGGCCTCAGTAGCAGGGAGCACTGAGAGGCTTCCACTCCTtctctgtttatatatatatatcagttcTTAGGGGTTTTGTAAAATCCCCAGGTTTTCCCAGAATTCCCGGTTGGTTGGGCTCCggattccctcctgattccagggaTCTTCctaccaggatttctggaaaacgtGAGAATGTGGGGTGGGGTTAACCAGAATTTCCCAACCCTACCGGTTATATTTAACTGAACAGGTTGACCCAACCCTGCCTTAactcctgatctaggatcagttttgccttctGCCCTCTATTGGTAAAGGTAAGGGAGGACAGTCAGAAGACCTTAGGGGGTTGCACAATTCTGGCAACTTTCCCCCCCGAAAATCCACAGGTTTTCCAGAATCCCCAGTGGGAGGAATCTAGGATTTTCTAGGATTTCTGGGAAAGTTACTGGGATATTTTAAACCCCGAGGAGAGCTGATCTTAGATTTTGTGGTTAGGAGGTTAACTTTAACCTGGAGTATATTTAACTCTTAGATGGTAAATGTTAGATAATTGGTGCTTCCTTCTTATCTTTACTTCCTCATACCAGTCTGCCACTTCCTGTCCTTCGTCTCACAAGTCTGTCACTTCCTGTCCTTCTTCTCTTTACTCCCTCATACCAGTCTGCCACTTCCTGTGCTTCTTCTCACCAGTCTGTCACTTCCTGTCCTTCTTATCACCAGTCTGTCACTTCCTGTCCTTCTTATCTTTACTCCCTCATACCAGTCTGTCACTTCCTGTCTTTCTTATCTTTACTCCCTCATACCAGTCTGTCACTTCCTGTCCTTCTTATCTTTACTCTCTCATACCAGTATGTCACTTCCTGTCCTTCTTCTTTTTACTCCCTCATACCAGTATGTCACTTCCTGTCCTTCTTCTTTTTACTCCCTCATACCAGTCTGTCACTTCCTGTCCTTCTTCTCACCAGTCTGTCACTTCCTGTCCTTCTTCTCTTTACTCCCTCATACCAGTCTGTCATTTCCTGTCCTTCTTCCCTTTACTCTCTCATACCAGTCTGTCACTTCCTGTCCTTCTTCTCACCAGTCTGTCACTTCCTGTCCTTCTTATCTTTTACTTCTTCATACCAGTCTGCCACTTCCTGTGCTTCTTATCACCAGTCTGTCACTTCCTGTCCTTCTTCTTTTTACTCCCTCATACCAGTCTGTCACTTCCTGTCCTTCTTCTCTGTACTCCCTCATACCAGTCTGTCACTTCCTGTCCTTCTTCTCTTTACTCCCTCATACCAGTCTGTCACTTCCTGTCCTTCTTCTCTTTACTCCCTCATACCAGTCTGTCACTTCCTGTCCTTCTTCTCTTTACTCTCTCATACCAGTCTGTCACTTCCTGTCCTTCATCTCTTTACTCTCTCATACCAGTCTGTCACTTCCTGTCCTTCTCATCTTTTTCACCTGAAACTCTTAAAAGAATAACATATGTTGTCTGTACGTCTACCTGCCCTCACCCACACTCCCATCCCTCACCCACACTCCCATCCCTCACCCACACTCCCATCCTTCACCCACACTCCCATCCTTCATCCCCATTCCTCCTCCCCATtccacatccccctctctcacccccatcccacaccccctccctcactcttacCCCaatccctcacccctcctcaccctctgtccctcctccctcacccctcatcaccctctgtctctcctacctcaccccttctcaccctctgtccctcctacctcacccctcctcaccctctgtctctcctacctcacccctcctcaccctctgtccctctacctcacccctcctcaccctctgtctctcctacctcacccctcctcaccctctgtccctcctccctcacccctcctcaccctctgtccctccctctcacccctcctcaccctctgtccctcctacctcacccctcctcatcctctgtctctcctacctcacccctcatcaccctctgtctctcttacctcacccctcctcaccctctgtctctcctacctcacccctcctcaccctctgtccctctacctcacccctcctcaccctctgtctctcctacctcacccctcctcaccctctgtccctcctccctcacccctcctcatcctctgtccctccctctcacccctcctcaccctctgtccctcctccctcacccctcctcaccctctgcccctcctccctcacccctcctcaccctctgtccctcttccctcaccctcctcaccctctgtccctcctccctcaccactcCTCACCCTCTGCCCCTCctaccccacccctcctccttcacccctcctcaccctctgtctctcctaccccacccctcctcaccctctgtcccttctccctcacccctcctccttcacccctcctcaccctctgtctctcctaccccacccctcctcaccctctgtcccttctccctcacccctcctccttcacccctcctccccctctgtctctcctacctcacccctcctcccccattcCAAGAGCTTTCTGTAAACAAGGTCCTTATTGTCCTTCACTGTCACTTGTAGAGTAGAACTTACGTTTTGACGTGTTTTAAAGACaatgtgttataatgttataatataatgttataatgttggCTCAACGTGGGAAACCTGGAGAGATGTGCATGAATAGAAGGAAGGATGTATTTGTAGAGTATTTGGAATGGGGCCCGTGGGAGGGAAGGATGTATTTGTAGAGTACTTGGAATGGGGCCCTTGGGAAGGAAGGATGTATTTGTAGAGTATTGGAATGGGGCCCTTGGGAAGGAAGGATGTATTTGTAGAGTATTGGAATGGGGCCCTTGAGTTATTCACAGAAATTATGCTCCATCTTCTCagctgtctctccttctctccccccctctctctccttctctctcccccctcctctctccttctctctccccctctctctccttctctctcccccctcctatctctctatccatcccccctctccccccctcctctctctccccccttctctttctctctacactGCCAACCGT is drawn from Oncorhynchus masou masou isolate Uvic2021 unplaced genomic scaffold, UVic_Omas_1.1 unplaced_scaffold_1410, whole genome shotgun sequence and contains these coding sequences:
- the LOC135530743 gene encoding voltage-dependent calcium channel gamma-3 subunit-like — its product is MSVGLLFLGGLCVAASEFYRSRHNVILSAGIFFVASAQASSSLPQVSLCLFGREGGGREGPEVGREAGREGGGSEFYRSRHNVILSAGIFFVASGLSNIIGIIVYISANSGDPGQSDSKKSYSYGWSFYFGALSFIMAEMVGVLAVHMFIEKHRKQRAKSRTELIKKSAFGRIPSYRYRFRRRSSIRSSEAPSRDASPIGKGGYSGPGTASDLPMYTLTPREAGSKAVMGGVLNSEREFLQGGTLANTKDYGKDAANRRTTPV